The genomic window CACTAGTCCACAAAGAATATTTCATTGGCTGTATCCATAGCGCAAACGTGCATATTCTTTCATCAATATGTTCAGAACTATAGTAAATATAGGGAGGAGGGCAGCTAGATTAGTTCCTCGTCCGGTCGCATATATCATGGTTACTCGCGTCTTATTTATATAGCATCCATACTTCTACATATTCTGTCCATATAACTCCAAATTAAATCTGTGCACTTATGCTTTCCAATCATAATGAAATCTTCATGAACAACAGGTGGCATCTTTTGTCTTTAAATGATTTTCTGTGGACGTATTTGACTCAATTTATTTCCTCTGATAGTTTTGACACTACCCATATTTAGTGCCATGTAAGTTTTCAGCATTGCATGTTCACATGGCTATTTTTAAAAAACTGTTCAGAGGGACCTCTGTGGTAGTTATATTTGTCACTGCTGGAATATGGTTGAACTCTTCCATTCGGACAGGATATGAGGATTCTAATAACAGTgttaaatatgtactccctccgtaaactaatataagagcgtttagatcactaaagtagttatctaaatgctcttatattagtttacagagggagtaacattTATACACCAAAGATTTAAAGGAATGTCCATTGTGTATCTCTAAACTGTCTACAAAGGTCACGATGAAATATTAACTTTTGTCAGGCTATCTTATTAGGTCATGTTCCTTTTCTTCTTCTGCTACTATTACATGTGGTCATTGCTAGACCATTCTTTCCACTGCCAAGTAAGACCAGTAATGAAGAGAAGAAGCCCATACAGACATTTCGACCGTATAACATTGCTCACCGTGGCTCAAACGGGGAAATCCCAGAGGAAACAAGTGCTGCTTACCTGGTACAGTTCATAGAATTTATATGACAAATAAAATAGTATATCTCTTTTTTGCATATGGAAGATGATGCCCTTATTAAGAGGATATACCATTTGATGGTTAGATTTATTAAATTGACCATTGCAAATGCTAGAAAACTCAATTCTGATATGTTTCAATCATGTGATTTTTCACCGTTGGAAAATTATTAAGTTAACagatacaacaacaacaaagcctttaatgTTAACAGATTTTCATTAAAAAATCCTATTGCAGAGGGCTATTGAAGAAGGTGCAGATTTTATAGAGACTGACATCCTTGCTAGCAAAGATGGTGCATTGATCTGCTTTCATGATGTAACACTTGATGATACAACTGATATTTCCGGCCGTAAGGAATTCGCCAATCGAAGGAGAACCTATGAGGTGGAATGGGCCAACGTTACTGGCTGGTTTGTAGGTCTGCTTATTATTACCAACCCTGATTTCTTCATTCATTCTTGTAAATCTATTCAGATATATATTTGCAGCATCAAAAGTTAGCAATAGAATGCAAGAAAAATACATCAAATTATACTATCCCTTGACTGAAATTTAGGAAGTTGACACTACGTGCATGATTTCCAAGAACCATTACCTGCTGCATTCTGCCAGCATTTAACAATTGGTATATATGGTAttttcaatgtaatgccacaaGCTATGAGCATCTAGTGGCAAGACTGGCCTGTGGCTAACTGACCATGCCCCACCAGCATAGATAGCATATAGCTCTGTGGTTGATAAATCATGGCAATATCATATTGGTTTATCTGCACCTGCTGCTGAACTGACACTACCTGCATATTGCTAGGATATGAACTGAATGTGAATGGTGAACCTGTGAGCCTATTATTTCTTGATTTTTCTGATACTTAGGTATCCATATGCAGTGGATTTCACGCTTGAGGAACTTAAAACACTTAAAGTGAAGCAGCGATACTCATTCAGAGATCAACAATATAATGGTATGTGGCTGTGTCCTTGAGCTTctgcttttatttttctttaccgTGATCACATTATCCTCTCTACGAATCAAGGTATTGTACTTCcaaaataaacttagagcctcgTAAAAAGTATGTATTCAGAGCCTCACAAAAAGAATCAATTCGGAGGGATTCTTATGTTTTTTTAGAAAGCTCATAGGTGTTGTAATTAATGACTAGTTCTCTGTTCAATAACCTGCCTTCCAGTTCCCACCAACTAATACCTGGGAATTTATTCCATGGTTGATGTATGCATTTTAGTCTTCTCCCAAAATGTGTTTTTCATTTACTTCGTCAaagtttctttttatttttttattttttaaaactagcaTGCTCTTATTTATAGTAGACCCATTTTGCATTTCAGTTATTTAAACTAGCAGAATACATGAACTAATCTGAAAGATGCAATCTGATGGCATATTTGTGAATTAAGAATCATCAATGATATTGTCTGGACATGCAGGCAAATTTTCAATCATCACATTTGAAGAATTCATTTCAGTTGCCTTAGATGCAAGCAGAACCGTTGGAATATATCCAGAGATAAAAGATCCAGTTTTTATCAACAAGCATGTAAGTCCTCCTGCTCTCAATAAGCAATAGGGTACTTCAAGGATTCTCGTAATTCTCTAATCAAGCCTTTTCTGGCAAGAAATGTGCTTAGAAGCTATACGGAAATTTGCTATGAAAATGGTTATTGTAGGGAATGGATTAGCTTTTGCAAAGATATTTTGATAGTATATAGGTGGAGAGAACAATGCTGCAGCTGATATATTTAAGTACTTCACGTTGACTTTGATGAGCTGTGCAATTCAAAAGGCTTTGGATTTATTCAGTACAATCTTAGGCGGATTTTCCTATTTCTGAAGTGCTTCAAGCAATGAGCTTGTATTCTACTCTTGACAGGTAAAGTGGGCAGATGGAAAGAAGTTTGAGGACAAATTTGTGGATACCTTACTAAAGTATGGATACAGGGGTCAATATATGTCCGAAAATTGGCTAAAACAGCCATTGTTTATACAATCATTTGCTCCCTCTTCCCTTGTACATGTATCAAATTTGACAGACTCTCCGAAGATCTTTCTGATTGATGATACCACAGTGAGAACTCAAGACACAAACCAGGTATAGATCTTGAGTAATAAATTATTTTATACTACATCAATGTCAATTGTATGGAAGAAAAGTGAGTAGTATGTACTTTTGGTGTTTTTTGCAACTTCCGCAGAAGCATCTGATTGTATGAATATTACCTATGTTATTTTTTGCTTGCAGTCATACTGGGAAATCACTTCAGATGACTACCTTGCATATATTAGTAACTATGTTGTCGGCCTCGGTCCATGGAAAGATACTATTGTTCCAGTTGCAAAAAACTATTTGCTGGAACCAACTGATCTTGTTGCAAGAGCGCATGCTCATAATCTCCAGGTGTGCTATTTGTTTGTATTCCTTACAATCGTCTAGAGTTACAGTTTGCACACATGCTCATAAAGTAGTTGATGTTAGACCGACATCAGTTCTGACCACCTTCAGCATTGTTTTGTTCAAGTGCCTTTTTGGTCACTCTGAAAG from Triticum aestivum cultivar Chinese Spring chromosome 3B, IWGSC CS RefSeq v2.1, whole genome shotgun sequence includes these protein-coding regions:
- the LOC123070868 gene encoding glycerophosphodiester phosphodiesterase GDPD6; its protein translation is MRPSLCHVPFLLLLLLHVVIARPFFPLPSKTSNEEKKPIQTFRPYNIAHRGSNGEIPEETSAAYLRAIEEGADFIETDILASKDGALICFHDVTLDDTTDISGRKEFANRRRTYEVEWANVTGWFVVDFTLEELKTLKVKQRYSFRDQQYNGKFSIITFEEFISVALDASRTVGIYPEIKDPVFINKHVKWADGKKFEDKFVDTLLKYGYRGQYMSENWLKQPLFIQSFAPSSLVHVSNLTDSPKIFLIDDTTVRTQDTNQSYWEITSDDYLAYISNYVVGLGPWKDTIVPVAKNYLLEPTDLVARAHAHNLQVHPYTYRNENQFLHFDFHQDPYAEFDFWINTMGVDGLFTDFAGSIHKYQELKSPHPKDATASSLLGRISWTEPNGVVSGEPLKDKEDLRPHSSSSGRMEAAALARLPEYASTTAPFSGKRWSLPRAQRRSPRATAPAASPPGVASFFSSSPLTTRPPRIQRRGPGTKCAGRRRRADIQSDTYVLLEPGMDEEFVSKEELEERLRGWLERWPGGALPPDLARFDTVDDAVSYLVRSVCELEVDGEVGSVQWYQVQIE